The Cucurbita pepo subsp. pepo cultivar mu-cu-16 chromosome LG08, ASM280686v2, whole genome shotgun sequence genome contains a region encoding:
- the LOC111801007 gene encoding membrane-associated 30 kDa protein, chloroplastic-like, producing MAAQTHVFTGLALASPPSSSSQPSSSKPSTLCVAAKPLRTSFLNGGGHTLQITWMKSLHFNRSHGGRPGGALGAHMNLFDRFARVVKSYANALISSFEDPEKILEQTVLEMNDDLTKMRQATAQVLASQKRLENKYKSAQQAADDWYRKAQFALQKGDDDLAREALKRRKSYADNANALKAQLDQQKNVVENLVSNTRLLESKIQEARSKKDTLKARAQSAKTATKVSEMLGNVNTSSALSAFEKMEEKVLAMESQAEALGQLTVDDLEGKFALLEGSSVDDELADLKRELSGSSKKGELPPGRTVSGSALPVRDAEIESELNLLRQKAREL from the exons ATGGCTGCCCAAACCCACGTTTTTACCGGATTAGCTTTGGCTTcacctccttcttcttcatctcaaCCCTCTTCATCCAAGCCTTCCACCCTCTGTGTTGCCGCGAAGCCCTTGAGGACGTCCTTCCTTAATGGCGGAG GGCACACCTTACAAATTACATGGATGAAGTCTTTACATTTTAATCGATCCCATGGTGGCAGACCTGGAGGTGCTCTTGGTGCTCATATGAACCTTTTTGATCGTTTTGCAAGGGTTGTTAAG TCATATGCTAATGCACTTATAAGTTCGTTTGAGGATCCGGAGAAAATTCTGGAGCAGACAGTGCTTGAAATGAATGATGACTTGACAAAGATGCGTCAAGCCACTGCACAG GTACTAGCTTCTCAAAAGCGCTTGGAAAACAAGTATAAGTCTGCACAGCAAGCTGCTGATGATTG GTATCGAAAGGCACAATTTGCTCTTCAAAAGGGAGATGATGATCTTGCTCGGGAAGCTTTAAAGAGGCGCAAATCCTATGCT GATAACGCAAATGCTTTGAAAGCTCAACTTGATCAGCAGAAGAATGTTGTGGAAAATCTTGTTTCTAATACTCGG CTTTTAGAGAGCAAGATACAAGAGGCGAGGTCAAAGAAAGACACGCTCAAAGCGCGTGCTCAGTCTGCAAA GACTGCAACCAAAGTAAGTGAAATGTTGGGGAATGTTAACACAAGCAGTGCTCTTTCTGCTTTTGAGAAGATGGAGGAGAAAG TTTTGGCAATGGAGTCTCAAGCAGAAGCTCTTGGACAGTTAACTGTTGATGATCTTGAAGGAAAG TTTGCTCTGCTGGAGGGCTCATCAGTTGACGACGAGCTAGCGGACTTGAAGAGAGAGTTATCTGGAAGCTCAAAG AAAGGAGAACTTCCACCAGGAAGAACTGTTTCTGGCAGCGCATTGCCAGTTCGTGATGCCGAGATCGAGTCGGAACTCAATCTACTGAGACAAAAGGCAAGAGAACTGTAG